Proteins from one Candidatus Binatia bacterium genomic window:
- a CDS encoding acyl-CoA dehydrogenase family protein: MELILNEEQQLLQDTAREFVNKNSSLRRVRTLRDSGDPLGYSRTLWGEMAKLGWLGIIFPEEYGGAGLGYTELMVILEELGRGLLPEPFISNILLAGNAIAIGGSPAQRQAVLPSLISGDLLLALAHQESRSRYNPHDVETQAQKTSSGWRLSGEKVHVLDGFGADRVLVSARTSGATADRAGMTLFLLDVHAPGLSIERQWRIDSRNAAIVRLDDVAAAGDDVLGKVDHGSDILDTVIDRATIGLCAEMLGGMNAALSMTLDYLKTRVQFGVPIGSFQALKHRAAKMYIETELARSAVMAAHKTIDEDSQRVPALASIAKARCSDAFVLISNEAVQMHGGIGMTDEHDIGFFIKRARVAEMTFGTAAYHRNRFAELQGY, from the coding sequence ATGGAACTCATTCTGAACGAAGAGCAGCAGTTACTGCAGGACACCGCCCGCGAGTTCGTGAATAAGAACTCTTCGCTGCGCCGTGTTCGGACCCTGCGCGACAGTGGCGATCCGCTCGGATACTCGCGGACGCTGTGGGGTGAAATGGCCAAGCTCGGCTGGCTGGGGATTATTTTCCCCGAAGAATACGGCGGTGCCGGGCTCGGTTACACCGAACTGATGGTCATCCTGGAAGAACTCGGGCGCGGGCTGCTGCCCGAACCGTTCATCTCGAACATTTTGCTGGCGGGCAACGCCATCGCCATCGGCGGATCGCCGGCCCAACGCCAGGCCGTGCTCCCCTCCCTGATCAGCGGCGATCTGCTCCTAGCGTTGGCGCACCAGGAATCGCGCAGTCGTTACAATCCGCACGACGTCGAGACGCAAGCCCAGAAGACCTCGTCGGGATGGAGATTGAGCGGCGAGAAGGTCCACGTGCTGGACGGCTTCGGGGCGGACCGGGTCCTGGTGTCGGCACGCACCTCCGGGGCAACTGCCGACCGCGCCGGGATGACCCTCTTCCTGCTCGATGTCCATGCGCCCGGGCTCTCGATTGAGAGGCAGTGGCGCATCGACAGCCGCAACGCCGCCATCGTCCGCCTGGACGATGTGGCCGCGGCCGGCGACGACGTGCTCGGAAAGGTGGACCACGGCAGCGACATCCTCGACACCGTGATCGACCGTGCCACCATCGGCCTGTGTGCCGAGATGCTCGGCGGCATGAACGCCGCGCTGTCGATGACCTTGGATTACCTGAAGACGCGCGTGCAGTTCGGTGTTCCGATCGGCTCGTTTCAAGCCCTCAAGCATCGTGCCGCCAAGATGTACATCGAGACCGAGCTAGCGCGTTCCGCCGTCATGGCTGCCCACAAGACCATCGATGAGGACAGCCAGCGGGTTCCGGCCCTCGCCAGCATCGCCAAGGCCCGCTGCTCCGACGCCTTCGTTCTGATCAGTAACGAGGCCGTGCAGATGCACGGCGGCATCGGCATGACCGACGAGCACGACATTGGCTTTTTCATCAAACGGGCCCGTGTAGCGGAGATGACCTTCGGCACTGCCGCGTACCACCGCAACCGCTTCGCCGAACTACAGGGATATTGA